A window from Carassius carassius chromosome 40, fCarCar2.1, whole genome shotgun sequence encodes these proteins:
- the pdap1a gene encoding pdgfa associated protein 1a produces the protein MPRGGKKNHKGRGKQFSNPEEIDRQMRAQREKEEKEGAESGSSSESEEESSSDEEPKRRGVEGLIEIENPNRVSQKSKKVVEIDVNAPKELSRREREEIEKQKAKERYMKLHLEGKTDQARADLARLAIIKKQREDAAKKREELRKEKEAEEAKSKR, from the exons ATGCCGAGAGGAG GCAAAAAGAACCATAAGGGCCGTGGGAAGCAGTTCAGCAACCCCGAGGAGATTGATCGACAGATGCGGGCTCAGAGGGAAAAG GAAGAAAAAGAAGGGGCTGAAAGTGGAAGTTCATCAGAATCTGAAGAGGAGAGCAGCAGTGATGAAGAA CCTAAGAGGAGAGGTGTAGAAGGACTGATTGAAATCGAGAATCCGAACAGGGTCTCCCAAAAGAGTAAGAAGGTTGTGGAGATCGATGTCAATGCACCTAAAGAGCTCTCACGTCGGGAAAG AGAGGAGATTGAAAAGCAGAAGGCTAAGGAGCGATACATGAAGCTGCATCTAGAGGGGAAGACGGACCAGGCCAGGGCAGACCTGGCCAGGCTGGCCATTATAAAAAAGCAGAGGGAGGATGCGGCAAAAAAGCGAGAAGAGCTAAGGAAAG aaaaagAAGCAGAAGAGGCAAAGTCGAAACGCTAG
- the slc16a8 gene encoding monocarboxylate transporter 3: MGIIVEDRETVGAPDGGWGWIVLLGSFVITGFSYAFPKAISVYFKELMNDFDCGYSDTAWISSIILAMLYGSGPISSIMVNKFGCRPVMLVGGLLASGGMIIASFTSNIIQLYLTAGVITGLGLALNFQPSLIMLGSYFDKRRPLANGLAAAGSPVFLSVLSPLGQLLLSHYGWRGGFLITGGLLLNCCACGAIMRPLKCKERKAIACSQELKEMPEAGQENIVCENNNDTKPSKKKLLDFSVLADLGLIIYIIAKFIVVLGLFVPTILLVNYAKDQGVPDQDAAFLLSIIGFIDIFARPTCGVVAGLKWIRPKMPYFFSLALLFNGLTDVCSATSTDYKGLVIFCVFFGLSYGMVGALQFEVLMGIVGKSGFSSALGLVLLIEAVAVLIGPPSAGILVDKYKNYELIFYMAGGELIFAGIFLAVASFFFIRRKKHKDAPQIHNGDVAINPKG, translated from the exons ATGGGAATTATTGTAGAGGACCGAGAGACAGTAGGTGCCCCAGATGGTGGCTGGGGCTGGATCGTTCTGCTTGGATCTTTTGTCATCACTGGCTTTTCATATGCCTTCCCGAAAGCTATAAGTGTGTATTTCAAAGAACTGATGAACGACTTTGACTGTGGATACAGTGACACAGCCTGGATTTCATCTATAATATTAGCAATGTTGTATGGTTCAG GTCCAATCTCCAGCATCATGGTTAATAAATTTGGATGCCGGCCAGTGATGTTGGTTGGAGGATTGCTGGCCTCAGGAGGGATGATAATTGCATCTTTCACTTCTAACATTATCCAGCTTTATCTCACTGCAGGTGTCATTACAG GTCTTGGACTGGCTTTGAACTTCCAGCCATCACTGATTATGCTGGGGTCTTATTTTGACAAACGCAGACCACTTGCCAATGGACTGGCAGCAGCTGGAAGCCCTGTATTTCTGTCAGTTCTTTCTCCTTTAGGACAACTGCTGCTCAGCCACTATGGATGGAGAGGAGGCTTTCTCATcactggtggtcttctgctcaaTTGTTGTGCCTGTGGAGCAATTATGAGACCCCTGAAATGCAAAGAAAGGAAAGCGATAGCCTGTTCCCAAGAGCTCAAGGAAATGCCTGAGGCTGGACAAGAGAATATCGTTTGTGAAAACAATAATGATACAAAGCCCAGTAAAAAGAAGCTTTTGGACTTCAGTGTACTTGCTGATTTAGGGCTTATTATCTATATTATTGCAAAATTTATAGTTGTCCTCGGCCTATTTGTTCCAACTATTCTTCTAGTCAACTACGCTAAGGACCAAGGAGTGCCTGACCAGGATGCTGCCTTTTTGTTGTCTATTATAGGATTTATCGACATCTTTGCTCGTCCCACATGTGGGGTAGTGGCCGGTTTAAAATGGATCCGACCCAAGATGCCCTATTTCTTCAGCCTGGCCTTGCTCTTCAATGGCCTGACAGATGTTTGTTCAGCTACAAGCACAGACTATAAGGGGTTAGTTATCTTCTGTGTGTTCTTCGGGCTGTCTTATGGCATGGTGGGTGCTCTGCAGTTTGAAGTGCTAATGGGTATTGTGGGAAAAAGTGGATTTTCCAGTGCACTTGGCCTAGTGCTTCTTATTGAGGCAGTGGCTGTGCTGATTGGACCTCCCTCTGCTG GTATATTGGTGGATAAGTACAAGAACTATGAACTGATTTTTTATATGGCTGGAGGAGAGCTGATCTTTGCTGGAATATTTCTTGCCGTTGCATCATTCTTCTTTATTAGACGAAAGAAACACAAAGACGCACCGCAGATACATAATGGTGATGTGGCAATCAATCCTAAAGGATAA
- the cby1 gene encoding protein chibby homolog 1 isoform X1 — protein MPLFGNIFSPKKTPPRKSASLSNLHTLDRSTREIELGLEYGSPMMNIGGQSLKFEDGQWISESGGNVSGREVQRLKKRNLQLEEENNLLRLKIEVLLDMLSESTAETHLIQKELEDVKSNSRRKK, from the exons ATGCCCTTGTTTGGCAACATATTCAGTCCCAAAAAAACACCACCTCGGAAGTCTGCATCTCTCTCCAATCTACATACA ttggaTCGGTCAACACGGGAGATTGAATTAGGTCTGGAATATGGCTCTCCGATGATGAATATTGGTGGCCAGAGCTTGAAATTTGAAGATGGCCAGTGGATTTCAG AGTCAGGAGGTAATGTATCGGGAAGAGAGGTACAGCGACTGAAGAAAAGGAATCTACAATTAGAAGAGGAGAATAATCTCCTCAGGCTAAAGATTGAGGTTCTTCTTGATATG CTTTCAGAGTCAACAGCAGAAACACATCTAATACAGAAGGAACTTGAAGATGTGAAGAGTAATTCTCGGAGAAAAAAGTGA
- the cby1 gene encoding protein chibby homolog 1 isoform X2 → MPLFGNIFSPKKTPPRKSASLSNLHTLDRSTREIELGLEYGSPMMNIGGQSLKFEDGQWISESGGNVSGREVQRLKKRNLQLEEENNLLRLKIEVLLDMSQQQKHI, encoded by the exons ATGCCCTTGTTTGGCAACATATTCAGTCCCAAAAAAACACCACCTCGGAAGTCTGCATCTCTCTCCAATCTACATACA ttggaTCGGTCAACACGGGAGATTGAATTAGGTCTGGAATATGGCTCTCCGATGATGAATATTGGTGGCCAGAGCTTGAAATTTGAAGATGGCCAGTGGATTTCAG AGTCAGGAGGTAATGTATCGGGAAGAGAGGTACAGCGACTGAAGAAAAGGAATCTACAATTAGAAGAGGAGAATAATCTCCTCAGGCTAAAGATTGAGGTTCTTCTTGATATG AGTCAACAGCAGAAACACATCTAA
- the zc3h7bb gene encoding zinc finger CCCH domain-containing protein 7B isoform X2 yields the protein MDLERQKRKEEIQKALGFIQSSLPFPEPEGYEAFLTQLVCNLLDEGNTVYRDGEWRQAALHYSEGVNVARYAQSEALVIPPELLESLYVNRAAAHYSLGEYERGVQDCDSALCVSEGSRRALYRKALCLRELGRLREAYECGTGCLLTAPHDRQVSELAQDLANKLGLKIRKAYVSPQLDSTSSATDSNGETNSPTGETSSNGLESLSDIGSDLTSAQCIPAPLATPIPVSDDPQMPSLSPVVPQDMPESPSQEPSGRVPYSVPVSEHMGECVMNEDTSCLDTLLESIPKGAEVSVNPVQGAIPTNLPNTAVGLRPPYSPGLPASSPQLTTQYLNSAVSPLSPLESSSVLGQSEASSQTMDSLGSFSSGAGDAAGKGWSGSLIAGGLDSLSEYTLPGGRISHSFIPSLRNHNSSNANGPVGTNLSLLSRNPLAATHEFRQACNACYSRIGPRVMDYHYQPDAAHRCKRDVLLCRLRSSDDPTWKRVRPRPARNNFLGAFVLCKEVQERQECQYGENCTFAYCQEEIDIWTQERKGALSRELLFDPLGTNERRALSVTRLLQLHMGMFMFLCEECFDSKPRIISKRSKENLAVCSNLTARHPFDDNKCLVHVVRSANVRYSKIRSLHPLCQFDVCRHEVRYGCQREDSCSFAHSVIELKCWVLQQDTGITHEEMVQESKRHWHRLEQNAQRQKPMLGPHQPSGSSSNSSAVSASAVVSGGGDGGLGGGSTGGGGGGLVGCGRGRGLNLKMKFVCGQCWREGQVNEPDKSLKYCTAKARHSWTKERRVLLVKSFEKKKWVVVRPLPFSRTYPQQYDMCVHVMKQKKCHYIGNCSFAHSLEERDVWTYMKNNSLRDMQQMYEMWLSLTNQNRRADSNLMTPPPEEKQIAMPTDYSESMIYLCSF from the exons ATGGATTTAGAACGACAGAAGCGCAAAGAAGAAATTCAGAAAGCTTTGGGATTCATTCA atcATCTTTGCCTTTCCCCGAACCTGAAGGTTATGAG GCATTCCTGACTCAGCTAGTATGTAATTTGCTGGATGAAGGTAACACCGTATATCGTGATGGAGAGTGGAGACAGGCAGCGCTCCATTACAGCGAGGGTGTGAATGTAGCTCGATATGCTCAGTCTGAAGCACTGGTCATTCCCCCTGAGCTGTTAGAGAGCCTTTATGTGAACCGGGCAGCTGCACATTATAGTCTG ggGGAGTATGAGCGGGGCGTGCAGGACTGTGATAGCGCACTGTGCGTGTCGGAGGGCAGTCGCAGGGCGCTCTACAGGAAGGCACTTTGTCTGAGGGAGCTGGGCAGACTCAGAGAAGCTTATGAGTGTGGCACCGGATGCCTATTAACTGCCCCTCAC GATCGGCAAGTCAGTGAGCTTGCTCAGGATCTAGCTAACAAACTTGGTTTGAAAATCCGCAAAGCATACGTCAGCCCTcag CTTGATTCTACATCATCTGCGACCGACAGCAATGGAGAAACTAATTCTCCTACAGGGGAG acCTCCTCAAATGGTCTTGAGTCTTTGAGTGATATTGGATCAG ATTTAACAAGTGCCCAGTGCATCCCCGCTCCTCTGGCAACACCAATCCCAGTAAGTGATGACCCACAGATGCCCTCACTGAGCCCAGTTGTGCCCCAAGATATGCCAGAAAGCCCAAGCCAGGAGCCATCGGGGCGGGTGCCGTACTCTGTACCTGTATCTGAACACATGGGTGAATGTGTGATGAATGAGGACACTTCATGTCTGGACACGTTGCTGGAAAGTATTCCCAAAGGAGCTGAGGTCAGCGTG AACCCAGTTCAAGGGGCCATTCCCACTAACCTACCAAACACTGCTGTGGGTTTGAGGCCTCCGTACTCTCCGGGTCTCCCAGCATCCTCCCCTCAGCTCACGACTCAATATTTAAACTCTGCTGTCAGTCCTCTCTCCCCACTGGAGTCCTCCTCAGTGCTAGGTCAAAGCGAAGCCTCTTCCCAGACGATGGACTCCCTCGGCTCCTTTAGCTCTGGAGCTGGAGATGCTGCTGGGAAGGGGTGGTCTGGATCACTAATCGCAGGAGGACTGGATTCCCTTTCTGAGTACACACTTCCCG GTGGACGAATCTCTCACAGTTTCATCCCCAGTTTGCGGAATCATAATTCCTCCAATGCA AATGGACCAGTTGGTACCAATCTTTCTCTGCTGTCACGAAACCCTCTGGCTGCCACACATGAGTTCAGACAGGCCTGCAATGCTTGCTACAGTCGCATAG GGCCACGGGTCATGGACTACCATTATCAACCTGATGCAGCGCATCGCTGTAAGAGAGATGTGCTGCTCTGTCGCCTCAGATCCTCAGATGACCCAACCTGGAAGAGGGTGCGACCCCGTCCTGCTCGTAATAACTTCCTTGGGGCCTTTGTTCTCTGCAAAG AGGTACAAGAGCGTCAGGAGTGCCAGTATGGTGAAAACTGCACTTTTGCTTATTGCCAAGAGGAGATAGATATTTGGACACAAGAGAGGAAGGGAGCTCTAAGTCGTGAGCTTCTGTTTGACCCTCTGGGCACCAACGAACGACGGGCCCTTAGTGTCACCCGTCTCCTTCAGCTCCATATGGGCATGTTTATGTTCCTCTGTGAG GAATGTTTTGACAGTAAGCCTCGTATCATTAGCAAGAGAAGCAAGGAGAATCTGGCAGTTTGTTCCAACCTCACTGCAAGACATCCATTTGATGATAACAA GTGCCTGGTGCACGTGGTTCGCTCAGCAAACGTGCGCTACAGTAAAATACGCTCTCTTCACCCACTCTGCCAGTTTGACGTTTGCCGCCATGAGGTGCGATATGGCTGCCAGCGAGAGGACAGTTGCTCCTTTGCACATTCAGTCATAGAACTCAAGTGTTGGGTGCTTCAGCAGGACACAG GTATTACCCATGAGGAGATGGTGCAAGAGTCTAAGAGACACTGGCACAGATTGGAACAGAATGCACAGAGACAGAAG CCCATGCTTGGGCCCCACCAGCCCAGCGGGAGCAGCAGTAACAGCAGTGCTGTCAGCGCTAGTGCTGTGGTCTCCGGAGGAGGAGACGGCGGCCTCGGGGGCGGAAGcacaggaggaggtggaggaggactTGTAGGATGTGGTCGAGGGCGCGGCTTGAATCTGAAGATGAAGTTTGTCTGTGGACAGTGTTGGAGGGAGGGCCAGGTCAATGAGCCAGACAAGTCCCTGAAGTACTGCACTGCCAAAGCCAGGCACAG CTGGACAAAAGAGCGCAGAGTGTTGCTTGTGAAATCATTTGAGAAGAAAAAGTGGGTGGTAGTGCGACCACTGCCTTTTTCCCGTACCTACCCCCAACAATATGAT ATGTGTGTTCATGTCATGAAACAGAAGAAGTGCCACTATATTGGGAACTGTTCTTTTGCACACAGTTTGGAGGAGCGGGATGTGTGGACCTACATGAAAAACAACAGCT TGAGAGACATGCAGCAGATGTATGAGATGTGGCTttcactgaccaatcagaaccGGCGTGCAGACAGCAACCTAATGACTCCACCCCCAGAGGAAAAACAGATCGCCATGCCAACTGACTATTCTGAGTCAATG atttatctGTGCTCTTTTTGA
- the zc3h7bb gene encoding zinc finger CCCH domain-containing protein 7B isoform X1: protein MDLERQKRKEEIQKALGFIQSSLPFPEPEGYEAFLTQLVCNLLDEGNTVYRDGEWRQAALHYSEGVNVARYAQSEALVIPPELLESLYVNRAAAHYSLGEYERGVQDCDSALCVSEGSRRALYRKALCLRELGRLREAYECGTGCLLTAPHDRQVSELAQDLANKLGLKIRKAYVSPQLDSTSSATDSNGETNSPTGETSSNGLESLSDIGSDLTSAQCIPAPLATPIPVSDDPQMPSLSPVVPQDMPESPSQEPSGRVPYSVPVSEHMGECVMNEDTSCLDTLLESIPKGAEVSVNPVQGAIPTNLPNTAVGLRPPYSPGLPASSPQLTTQYLNSAVSPLSPLESSSVLGQSEASSQTMDSLGSFSSGAGDAAGKGWSGSLIAGGLDSLSEYTLPGGRISHSFIPSLRNHNSSNANGPVGTNLSLLSRNPLAATHEFRQACNACYSRIGPRVMDYHYQPDAAHRCKRDVLLCRLRSSDDPTWKRVRPRPARNNFLGAFVLCKEVQERQECQYGENCTFAYCQEEIDIWTQERKGALSRELLFDPLGTNERRALSVTRLLQLHMGMFMFLCEECFDSKPRIISKRSKENLAVCSNLTARHPFDDNKCLVHVVRSANVRYSKIRSLHPLCQFDVCRHEVRYGCQREDSCSFAHSVIELKCWVLQQDTGITHEEMVQESKRHWHRLEQNAQRQKPMLGPHQPSGSSSNSSAVSASAVVSGGGDGGLGGGSTGGGGGGLVGCGRGRGLNLKMKFVCGQCWREGQVNEPDKSLKYCTAKARHSWTKERRVLLVKSFEKKKWVVVRPLPFSRTYPQQYDMCVHVMKQKKCHYIGNCSFAHSLEERDVWTYMKNNSLRDMQQMYEMWLSLTNQNRRADSNLMTPPPEEKQIAMPTDYSESMVGRRMSGGGGDL from the exons ATGGATTTAGAACGACAGAAGCGCAAAGAAGAAATTCAGAAAGCTTTGGGATTCATTCA atcATCTTTGCCTTTCCCCGAACCTGAAGGTTATGAG GCATTCCTGACTCAGCTAGTATGTAATTTGCTGGATGAAGGTAACACCGTATATCGTGATGGAGAGTGGAGACAGGCAGCGCTCCATTACAGCGAGGGTGTGAATGTAGCTCGATATGCTCAGTCTGAAGCACTGGTCATTCCCCCTGAGCTGTTAGAGAGCCTTTATGTGAACCGGGCAGCTGCACATTATAGTCTG ggGGAGTATGAGCGGGGCGTGCAGGACTGTGATAGCGCACTGTGCGTGTCGGAGGGCAGTCGCAGGGCGCTCTACAGGAAGGCACTTTGTCTGAGGGAGCTGGGCAGACTCAGAGAAGCTTATGAGTGTGGCACCGGATGCCTATTAACTGCCCCTCAC GATCGGCAAGTCAGTGAGCTTGCTCAGGATCTAGCTAACAAACTTGGTTTGAAAATCCGCAAAGCATACGTCAGCCCTcag CTTGATTCTACATCATCTGCGACCGACAGCAATGGAGAAACTAATTCTCCTACAGGGGAG acCTCCTCAAATGGTCTTGAGTCTTTGAGTGATATTGGATCAG ATTTAACAAGTGCCCAGTGCATCCCCGCTCCTCTGGCAACACCAATCCCAGTAAGTGATGACCCACAGATGCCCTCACTGAGCCCAGTTGTGCCCCAAGATATGCCAGAAAGCCCAAGCCAGGAGCCATCGGGGCGGGTGCCGTACTCTGTACCTGTATCTGAACACATGGGTGAATGTGTGATGAATGAGGACACTTCATGTCTGGACACGTTGCTGGAAAGTATTCCCAAAGGAGCTGAGGTCAGCGTG AACCCAGTTCAAGGGGCCATTCCCACTAACCTACCAAACACTGCTGTGGGTTTGAGGCCTCCGTACTCTCCGGGTCTCCCAGCATCCTCCCCTCAGCTCACGACTCAATATTTAAACTCTGCTGTCAGTCCTCTCTCCCCACTGGAGTCCTCCTCAGTGCTAGGTCAAAGCGAAGCCTCTTCCCAGACGATGGACTCCCTCGGCTCCTTTAGCTCTGGAGCTGGAGATGCTGCTGGGAAGGGGTGGTCTGGATCACTAATCGCAGGAGGACTGGATTCCCTTTCTGAGTACACACTTCCCG GTGGACGAATCTCTCACAGTTTCATCCCCAGTTTGCGGAATCATAATTCCTCCAATGCA AATGGACCAGTTGGTACCAATCTTTCTCTGCTGTCACGAAACCCTCTGGCTGCCACACATGAGTTCAGACAGGCCTGCAATGCTTGCTACAGTCGCATAG GGCCACGGGTCATGGACTACCATTATCAACCTGATGCAGCGCATCGCTGTAAGAGAGATGTGCTGCTCTGTCGCCTCAGATCCTCAGATGACCCAACCTGGAAGAGGGTGCGACCCCGTCCTGCTCGTAATAACTTCCTTGGGGCCTTTGTTCTCTGCAAAG AGGTACAAGAGCGTCAGGAGTGCCAGTATGGTGAAAACTGCACTTTTGCTTATTGCCAAGAGGAGATAGATATTTGGACACAAGAGAGGAAGGGAGCTCTAAGTCGTGAGCTTCTGTTTGACCCTCTGGGCACCAACGAACGACGGGCCCTTAGTGTCACCCGTCTCCTTCAGCTCCATATGGGCATGTTTATGTTCCTCTGTGAG GAATGTTTTGACAGTAAGCCTCGTATCATTAGCAAGAGAAGCAAGGAGAATCTGGCAGTTTGTTCCAACCTCACTGCAAGACATCCATTTGATGATAACAA GTGCCTGGTGCACGTGGTTCGCTCAGCAAACGTGCGCTACAGTAAAATACGCTCTCTTCACCCACTCTGCCAGTTTGACGTTTGCCGCCATGAGGTGCGATATGGCTGCCAGCGAGAGGACAGTTGCTCCTTTGCACATTCAGTCATAGAACTCAAGTGTTGGGTGCTTCAGCAGGACACAG GTATTACCCATGAGGAGATGGTGCAAGAGTCTAAGAGACACTGGCACAGATTGGAACAGAATGCACAGAGACAGAAG CCCATGCTTGGGCCCCACCAGCCCAGCGGGAGCAGCAGTAACAGCAGTGCTGTCAGCGCTAGTGCTGTGGTCTCCGGAGGAGGAGACGGCGGCCTCGGGGGCGGAAGcacaggaggaggtggaggaggactTGTAGGATGTGGTCGAGGGCGCGGCTTGAATCTGAAGATGAAGTTTGTCTGTGGACAGTGTTGGAGGGAGGGCCAGGTCAATGAGCCAGACAAGTCCCTGAAGTACTGCACTGCCAAAGCCAGGCACAG CTGGACAAAAGAGCGCAGAGTGTTGCTTGTGAAATCATTTGAGAAGAAAAAGTGGGTGGTAGTGCGACCACTGCCTTTTTCCCGTACCTACCCCCAACAATATGAT ATGTGTGTTCATGTCATGAAACAGAAGAAGTGCCACTATATTGGGAACTGTTCTTTTGCACACAGTTTGGAGGAGCGGGATGTGTGGACCTACATGAAAAACAACAGCT TGAGAGACATGCAGCAGATGTATGAGATGTGGCTttcactgaccaatcagaaccGGCGTGCAGACAGCAACCTAATGACTCCACCCCCAGAGGAAAAACAGATCGCCATGCCAACTGACTATTCTGAGTCAATG GTTGGGCGACGGATGTCTGGTGGTGGAGGGGATCTGTGA